The Platichthys flesus chromosome 5, fPlaFle2.1, whole genome shotgun sequence genome contains the following window.
AGCTGCCCATTCCTTTAGCATCTGCAGGGAGTTGCTCATAATTATGATGGATTAGACTGCGGCTCTTTGTGCCTGTGCAGTGCAATTGTTTTGCAGATGCTGCGGATGTGACATGCATTAACAATGAAGGGCAGCAGAGAAAAATCAATATTCTACTGGAATCACTGGAATCTATTTGCTTTTGGCAGGGAGCACagggaaaatgaaatgaaaccatAAGCTCAGCCTGCCGCTTAACCTTCAGATGAAATCTTGTTGAATTATAGAAATTAAAAGCTATCTCTCCTTCAGCTTTCTTTTTAATGTATATTACaaatgtcaaatatattttttgtaaattttgtGCAAAGCGTGCAATTTGATAATATGACAATAGTTATTTTCTGGACATATGGACTTAGTTCGATTTATGTGGGTCTCTCAGACATCGGGGTGGGTTAAGATTCTGTAgtcatagggttagggttagggttagtcattACTTCATTACCCAAAGCTTGTAACTTGTGTATAGCCCTTAACAAAGGCCTCAAATTTGAGAACTTAATTATATTTGCAAATTTGAGATTACAATGAGGCAATGCCGAGGAATACAACAGAACAGCTGAAGAGCAGCCAGCTTCTCCTACCATCTACCATCTGTGACATGAACCCTATGTCCTTCAGTCTTGAATAAATTATACTTTTGTATTTTGATTAATATATTGTCTTTTGGTACTAAAACAAATTAACCATTTGTTAAGTTTACTCCATATTCCAATGAAATATTGAAACACTCTTCAAACAGGAGAGTAAAGGCACTTCCCTAATATTGCCAAATTTTTTAAACCTATTGAAAAGTTGGTGGGGGACAGTAAGGATTTTGGCTGTTGTAGTTCTAGAATTAATGTCCACATACAAtaatgaacaggaagtgacatgccATGAAGTGTAGATACAGGGCATCTAAAAAAATTGACTGAAAAAAATGGTGAACATGTAGATCACTGattgtaaagtaaagtaaaactcGTACAGTTTTTCAAATGGTCAGCCAGGATATCTCTGTGATaacctccagtctgcattctcatcttcttctttactTTCTATTAGCAATCTGCTGACACATTCAGTGCCAAGTGTAAACACATTACTTTACTGACCCTCCCCTCACTCTGGCCATATTCAGACTAAGTGGTTTATCAGCCTGGTGTGATTAACAATTATAAAAtcgttgttgttggtgtttaaGGACCAAAAAGGTGGGGCTTCCTGAAAAGAATATGTCTGAACTGAATTTACAGAgacaaatcacaatttaataGAAGAGCAACCTTAATGTAAAGTTTAAAATCCTCAAGATTATATCCCTACAGACAAACCTAATCATCAATGCATGTGCATAGCTCCATAACAAATAATCCTGTAAGGAATGTAGTAAGATGAATTTGGTTCACTTGAGTTGTTGGAAGTAAATCTAAACTTTATCCTACATGTTATATTGGCAATGCAGCAGAACAATTTCACTGTATCACATTTTGTTAATTCTGCTTGAATAATGAAATAACTAAATATGTATCTCCTACATTGTGCCTtgcaggacagacagagggcagCCCTGTGGATGGAATCTGAGCCGGCCAGATGGAAACAAAACAGGCCAGACATGAGGCGGAAGAAAGTCTGATATTAGCACAATTTGGCCAATCTCGAAACCTCAAACACAAATTACAGAATGGAGATCCGTCTTCAGAGGGAGATTCTCTGCAGAACACCGGGGATACAAACTGGAACCATTACAAGCCTAATACAGGTGCCAACTCCATGAAGAGGCACAGAGAGAATTGCAACAGCCCAGCTTCAGGACAAGGGCTATTTGATCAAGGAGCCTACATGATGAATGGAGAATTGATGAATGGAGAGTTGAAGCATGGGCTCAATGAGCAATCCTTAATGGTCCACCAGACAAAAAAGCTTAAAGTAGACACTGAGATTCAAGGTAATGATGACACGAGTTCTAGTTTGTTGGCAAATTTTCCTGAGTTGACAAAGGCAACAGAATTTGATTGCAAGGCCCCACATAGAGAGGTTAACTTAGACAAGAGGAACTGTAATTTTCCCAATGGCGATGTTTTCTGTCTACCAAGGAATAAACAAGTTTCAATTCCAAACGGTGCTGTATCGCCTCCCTCAAACATAGAGAGCGCTCCAGGTGACCTTTTAGAGAAAACTCTGTCTCAGTATTATCCTGAGCAAGTTTCAATTACACAACATACACCTGGGTCAAACCTTGATGCTGTCAATGGTTCACTGGCAAACAAGTTACCCAGTGAAGGTGCTCAACACCCCTCTTTAACCTCAGGCTTGTCCAATTCAGACCAAAGGCCTGACTCACAACAGCAGCCGCCTGGAGCATCTGGCAGTGCTGAAGGAAGTAAAAATTACAACTCTGTCAACTATGGAGTGAATGGATACTCAACCAGTTTTGCAGCAGAACACCATCAGCAACAGCATCAGCAGCGGCCACGTTCTTACTCTGGTCAGGATGGGATATCCCCTACAAATACTGCCAACAGCTCACAACAACATCCAAATGGCTCACAGTGTTACCCAGATGACACAAATCCTCAAGGTATATATGTGAAGGCCAACCAGGGGTTTACTCAGAACTCTTTTCTCGAATGCAGTGCTCCTCTACAAACACCAGAGGAGGGTGGATATGACCCCTTTCCTAGCTCTGGGATAGATAAGATCCGACAAAGTGAGGGACCCAGGTCTGGTCAGCATCATGGCACTGATGGGGGCCATCAGTTCCAGATGCAACCCCAGGACTTTAAACAAAATGCTGAGATGCCACATAGAGACGATAGTATGGGGCCCAGTCTCCAGCCGCCATGTCATCCTGGATTAGAAAATGGGATGGAGAACACATTGTCTAAGCAGAGAGCTAACTTATCATGTCCGACTTCCCACCAGAGAGGCTGGATAGAGCTGAACTCTTCACATTCTCCCCAGCAATCTGGAAATGGCCCGTCACCCCAGGCTCAAGAGCAGGATATGTGGAGGGGCTACTCTGCTAAACCTCAGTCAGAGCAGCAGGCAGCTAACCagcagattcgcagccagatgTTGGAAATGAATTCACCGCAAGGATTCCAGACACAGGGAGTTTTCAGAGATAGCAGTCAAGGGTCTAACAGCTTCCAGCAGCAACAACATGACTGTCTACCAGCCCAAACTCACTGTGTGCCAGCACAGCACAACACTGCCCCTGAGTGTCAGCAATCAAATGCTAAAGCACCTCAAATGCAGCAACCCCAGAAAAGACCTGAGCACCATAACTTTCCCCCAAATCGGCAAGCAGACAGCCACTACCACACCCAGATGCAGTCAGAGCACTTATGTGAAGACCCTGACCTGCAGGATATACTGTCACCTGGGCTTTCAACAACAAAGCAACAACAGCACTGTCATCTTCAGCGGCCATTGTCCCACCCACCACAATTTGAAGGGCAACCCAAGTCTACCATTTACAGACCACGTAGTCAGCCTGCTCCAGGTCAACAGCAGCTCCAACCTGCTCAACCCAACAGCCAACATAATCAGCACACTGACCACATAGCATTCAGTTACAACAACTCAAAAGAAATGCAACAATTACAACAACAACGGCAATATCCACCAAACTCAGGCAGCAGTAACCTCACGCAATTCCAACCACAGCAGCCTATCAACCACTGCCACCAGCCAAACCACACAGACTTTCCCCAGTCCTCTACACACTCACAACCTCATTTACCACAAGGTGCATTAAACCAACAGGTATCAACACAAATGTATCCTAAAACTGAACAGCATCTGCAGACATCACACACCCAGTTCCAAAGGGGGCCTCGTTTACCTCTGGGACCTGTGAGTCCCCATGGAGACTTTCAGAGGCACGCAGCCCTTCGTATGCACCTGTTACAAAGGCAGGAGCGTCAGGGCCCTGTTCATTCTCCCCAGACCACTAGTGATCACAGCTTCAGGGCTGTGAAAATGGAAAACAGTGCCAGATTTGAGCTCCCTTGTTcgcagcagcaggagcatcaGTTACAGATGCGAGAGGCAGGAATAGGTGGAATACAGGTGAAGCAGGAAAATCAGCAATCCCAGTGTGCTCAGAGCAAGAGGCAGGACAGCATCTTGGCCTCTATGGAACAGAGTCTGAGGCAGTATCAGCTTTCACCTGTGTTTGAGAAGAAATCCCTTGTCATCAATCCAGCAAACAAAGTCAAAGTGGAATCTTCTGGCCCTGTCACAATCCTTTCAACAAATACTGACCTGGGTGGAGTTGAATCATATGCAGCTGCCTCAGCCCCAGTAGCTCCAAAGAGACCACATGATTCCACTCCTAAGAAGGAAAACCTCCTTCAGAGCTTTATGGACTCACCTATGAAGCTGCTGGATACACCTATAAAGAATCTACTGGATACCCCCGGGAAAACGCAATATGATATTGCATCCTGTCACTGTGTTGGTAAGTCtcattatgtttgtttttaaacatgattGATCAGTTGGTGTGTAAATATTAATGCAGTTTCTTTATGACCTAAGAACAAATCAGTGAGAAGGATGAAGGCCCATACTACACTCACCTGGGATCAGCACCTAGTGTTCCTCTTATACgggagatgatggagaaaaGGTAAGCCACAAACTAGTCCTCTTGAAAAAaatttaattgtgtgttttataaccACTGTGCACTATTGTACCTGTATTTACTTTAATGCCTATATTCCTCTTTGAAGGTCTGGTCTCACTGGTAGCGCACTCAGGATTGAAAAAGTAATATTTACCGGCAAGGAAGGAAAAAGTACACAGGGATGCCCCATAGCCAAATGGGTAAGAACTGattgtatattacatttttttgagtAAGTAAATCAGGTCCAATGTATTTGCCTCACATCTCTGCATGTGCCCATGTTCAAATACCAATCATGTTTCAGGTGATTCGTCGATCAAGTGTAGACGAAAAGCTACTGGTGCTGGTGCGGGAACGTACTGCTCACACATGTGAGACAGCCTGCATCATTGTGGTAATCCTGGTCTGGGAGGGCGTCCTACCCAGCGTAGCTGACCGCCTCTACCTCGAGCTAAGTGAAACTCTGAAAAAGCATGGAGCCCTCACCCAGAGACGCTGCTCTCTCAATGAGGAGTAAGTATTGGCACTAGAAGACTCAAAAATCCTTCAAATATACATGTTACATGTACCAGCGTACAAGAGTCTTGAAGGGTATCAATTCCCTATTGGATCCTCACTCACCACTCTTGCCTACCAGAtttaaaatggacaaaaatGACTAATTTAAACCTTATGTCTTTCCCCTTCAGGAGGACCTGTGCATGCCAGGGGCTAAACCCTGATGCCTGTGGAGCATCCTTCTCTTTCGGCTGCTCTTGGAGCATGTACTACAATGGATGCAAATTTGCCCGAAGCAAAATCCCAAGGAAATTCAAGCTACTAGGAGATGATGTGAAGGAGGTATTTCGTCTAGATTTACAATAGTAGTCTAAGTGTGAATAATGGATATATTAAATTAACATGTTAAAGTCactgttaaattattttttttaccatacTAACACATAACTGTATATGCCACTAACTATtatgtataatgtatattacatattatatctgtacaggagaatagtgctaattccacagatactccatTCTCTCTTTAAACactacccaaggtcaggttatagataaagggccaaacAGTCCATTGTAGTGTCTAcgttgagggactttcatatctaactcagatgcggcagacagagaggcaccaacttcaactcttttgCATATTTCACTAATGGAaagacgtaaggacacaatgtgatttaggaatgcatgTTTTAGGCTTAACTATTCAATAGGATGCGagcacctacatgtaacatggagagtgacagcaattctcaCCATTCATGaatgtgctgttggaatgggtgacacaagtagagggagatatactgggatgctgtgggagacatcttgagacttgggggtgacaattgctcatgttgtTCCATTAGCATTGttatattgttccaccttctggtctcattgatgcatcaagtctacattaaaaccttctgcataagacatcagctgttgcctgagttctcctttcaccatcTTCCAGAAAACTTCACTTTGGTAACGTACGAGTGCAATTTTTTGTCTTTCAGGAAGAGAGACTTGATCATAACTTGCAAAATTTGGCAACCTTACTGGGTCCAGTGTATAAAGACATGGCACCTGAAGCTTATGGAAACCAGGTGAGTATATGTGAACATTGAACAGGCTGTTTACTAATCCCAATCTACATTCTAATGATTTATCAAAATCAACAAAACTTGAAAAATAATACCCTACTTGTCAAAAGTATCAGTCATCACataatacattaaaataatgatataatatatcTCATATCATTCATCAAATTTAACACAAATGCATACATACAAAGAAATGTAGCTTGCCTGCCGACAACAATCAGATCCTAACAATGTGATTGGGTATTTCTACAAATAAATGCATGACTCATTCTGTTCTAAAATTCACCTCCTGTTTTCCTGGACACAGGTAGAACATGAACAAAGGGCACCAGATTGCCGTCTGGGCCACAAGGAGGGCCGACCATTCTCTGGGGTCACTGCTTGCCTGGACTTCTGTGCCCACTCTCACAGAGACCTCCATAACATGCAGGGTGGCAGTACTGTGGTAAGCAGAACCTGGGCAATGTATATTTTTCCAAGATTGAGGATCGAATAGTTGCTGAGACTTAAAATGCACATCACGTTACATACTTTTCCCATGATTAAAAGTACTTAATGTCTGTAACATTACTAAGTGAGTGTTTAACTCATATCCATTTTACAGGTGTGCACATTAACAAGCGAGGATAACCGAGAGATTGGAAAGATTCCAGAGGATGAGCAGCTCCACGTTTTGCCTCTTTATAAGGCTTCCAAGACTGATGAATTTGGCAGTGAAGAGGGTCAACAAGAGAAAATCAAGTCAGGCGCTATCCAAGTCCTGAGTGCATTTCGCCGCCAGGTGCGCATGCTTGCAGAGCCCGCCAAGTCTTGCCGGCAAAAGAAGCTGGATGCTAAAAAGGCAGCTGCCAACAAAAATGCCATGTTGGACAGCGCTAATGATAAGGCAGAGAAGGCACTCCTGGCTAAGTCAAAAGCAGGCACTTACGAGAATATCACTCACAGCACTCCTATGGCAGGTACTGTAGGAATTTATTGTTTATTCACTTACTGTTTAACCTTTATTACACATTCTTTAAATCGTCTTGTGTCtatgtaaaaatgtatctcTTTGTAGGGATACATTGTTTATGTGCTAAATAAATAGTAAGAAACTCTAAGAGCAATCAATCTACAAAATTCATACCTGATGATTGAGTTGGCGGTTGGTGTAATTCTTTTTGCTACTTCTCAGGcgttcattaaaaaaaaccaaCATCTTTTTTAGGACGTATTCCAGGTGCAGTTGGAGCAACCTATCATCCAGGGCAGCCAACCCACCACGTTGGGATTCATCCTCAGCAACTACAACAACAGCACCAGAGTATTCTACCCCCTTATCCTGGCTCCCCAAATGCAGCCAACTACCCCAGGTTCCCTAACCATCCTGGGTCTTTTCCAAGCACTTCCAAGCCAGGCAGCTTGTATCCCCACCAGCCGCCAACACCAGCCAGCCCTTATCCTTCCCCACTCCATGTACCAAACTCTTACATTAATGGATCAAATCGTCCATACCCAGGTTATCAATGTAATGGAGGAATGCCCCTTGACAATTACCATCCATACTATACTTCAAACCAAAAGCACCTAGACATGTACAGACAACAGCGGCCAGTGCTTTATTCAGAGCAGCAGTATGGTGCACATCAACGTTATGACGTCACTTATCCCCCAAGGTACAATGAGCCAGGTTTACAGGTCAATGGTTACAATGCATGCAACATGAGGCCAGTTCACCCCATGAGACCCTATGGCCCTTATGGTCCTAATGGAGCCTCAGAACCCCAGTTTATGGACCCCCTGTCCAGAGCACCATCATCCCATGGAGGTCTAGACTATACAGCTGCTGTAAACAAAGGCAATCAGTTTGGAGGATACCAAAATCCATATCTGTCTCGGAGCCCTCAAATCTTACCACCAGGCCAAGATCCTTTCCATATGCAAATCAAGACAGAGGTGGGCATGCCTAGCCCACAGATTTCTTCTCAGATAAGTGGTGGGTGTTTAAACCGCGAGACACAGCCAGGGGTAGGTCTTCCTAATGGAAGCCACATGGGCTCTGGTATAAAGCAAGAGCCTGGAACACCACCGACACCCACAACACCAAAAAAACCAGAGATGTGGTCAGACAATGAGCACAACTTCTTGGACCCAGATATTGGTGGTGTGGCACTGGCCCCTAGCCATGGCTCAGTCCTGATTGAGTGTGCAAAACGGGAGCTCCATGCAACAACACCCCTCAAAAATCCAGACCGCAACCACCCAACACGCATCTCCTTGGTATTCTACCAgcacaaaaatatgaatgagGCCAAGCATGGGTTGGCACTGTGGGAAGCCAAGATGGCAGAAAAGGctagagagaaggaggaagatgcAGAGAGGAACGGTGGCGAGGGGACACCTAGCAAGGGCAATAAAAAGGGGGTAAAGCGGGAGCATGTGGAGTCGGATCCCAGTGTTCCGCCTCCTTACAAGCGTTTTATCCAGGCACTAATGGAGGGATCCTTGTCATGCACAACAAACACCTATGTCAGTACATCTCCATACGCCTTCACCAAGGTCACAGGACCTTACAGTAAGTTTGTGTAGAAAACACTCACAATGAAGAAAAGTGAAGGGGCTGCATAGATGATAAACAAAGACTTTAAGCACCACTGGCCTCATTTAAACACTCCTTTCTATCCATAATATTAACAACAGCATTGTACAGAAAAAGGAACCCGTGAACAGATGAAATCACCTTTCACATCAGGTCTTTCACAATCAAGCTTTACGAGTTGATCCTACCAAGgatgtatttattttagtttgacaaCTTTTGAAAGAGTGTCAAATTCTCTGGTGCTTTTAGACAGATACATAAGGACCTATTTTTACAGAAACAAAGTTCTCTTTCTTTAATGGTGGCTTTAGTTTTCTTACGAAAATTTGGAGATGTCGAACTTGGCATGATACACTGACTTTGTAAATTACAACATTCATGGTGCTAAAGTGTGCTTAAtcccatttattttaaatcaaatgcCTTCACACAATACCATAACACACTCTACGATTGACACTCAATCTCAGCTGACACTGAAAATATTAACCCGCTTTAAAATCATCAGCATCATAATGCTTTTCGTCAAGTCGGTGCTTCTTGGACCACtttttaataatacaaattaaatgttttggtAATATGgtaatatttttaaatcataaaatctGGTTTTATTGCTCTTATAACAGTAATTAAATTCCCTAGCATCATGGCATTTTGATTGACAAACTTATAAGAGGATTG
Protein-coding sequences here:
- the tet2 gene encoding methylcytosine dioxygenase TET2, encoding METKQARHEAEESLILAQFGQSRNLKHKLQNGDPSSEGDSLQNTGDTNWNHYKPNTGANSMKRHRENCNSPASGQGLFDQGAYMMNGELMNGELKHGLNEQSLMVHQTKKLKVDTEIQGNDDTSSSLLANFPELTKATEFDCKAPHREVNLDKRNCNFPNGDVFCLPRNKQVSIPNGAVSPPSNIESAPGDLLEKTLSQYYPEQVSITQHTPGSNLDAVNGSLANKLPSEGAQHPSLTSGLSNSDQRPDSQQQPPGASGSAEGSKNYNSVNYGVNGYSTSFAAEHHQQQHQQRPRSYSGQDGISPTNTANSSQQHPNGSQCYPDDTNPQGIYVKANQGFTQNSFLECSAPLQTPEEGGYDPFPSSGIDKIRQSEGPRSGQHHGTDGGHQFQMQPQDFKQNAEMPHRDDSMGPSLQPPCHPGLENGMENTLSKQRANLSCPTSHQRGWIELNSSHSPQQSGNGPSPQAQEQDMWRGYSAKPQSEQQAANQQIRSQMLEMNSPQGFQTQGVFRDSSQGSNSFQQQQHDCLPAQTHCVPAQHNTAPECQQSNAKAPQMQQPQKRPEHHNFPPNRQADSHYHTQMQSEHLCEDPDLQDILSPGLSTTKQQQHCHLQRPLSHPPQFEGQPKSTIYRPRSQPAPGQQQLQPAQPNSQHNQHTDHIAFSYNNSKEMQQLQQQRQYPPNSGSSNLTQFQPQQPINHCHQPNHTDFPQSSTHSQPHLPQGALNQQVSTQMYPKTEQHLQTSHTQFQRGPRLPLGPVSPHGDFQRHAALRMHLLQRQERQGPVHSPQTTSDHSFRAVKMENSARFELPCSQQQEHQLQMREAGIGGIQVKQENQQSQCAQSKRQDSILASMEQSLRQYQLSPVFEKKSLVINPANKVKVESSGPVTILSTNTDLGGVESYAAASAPVAPKRPHDSTPKKENLLQSFMDSPMKLLDTPIKNLLDTPGKTQYDIASCHCVEQISEKDEGPYYTHLGSAPSVPLIREMMEKRSGLTGSALRIEKVIFTGKEGKSTQGCPIAKWVIRRSSVDEKLLVLVRERTAHTCETACIIVVILVWEGVLPSVADRLYLELSETLKKHGALTQRRCSLNEERTCACQGLNPDACGASFSFGCSWSMYYNGCKFARSKIPRKFKLLGDDVKEEERLDHNLQNLATLLGPVYKDMAPEAYGNQVEHEQRAPDCRLGHKEGRPFSGVTACLDFCAHSHRDLHNMQGGSTVVCTLTSEDNREIGKIPEDEQLHVLPLYKASKTDEFGSEEGQQEKIKSGAIQVLSAFRRQVRMLAEPAKSCRQKKLDAKKAAANKNAMLDSANDKAEKALLAKSKAGTYENITHSTPMAGRIPGAVGATYHPGQPTHHVGIHPQQLQQQHQSILPPYPGSPNAANYPRFPNHPGSFPSTSKPGSLYPHQPPTPASPYPSPLHVPNSYINGSNRPYPGYQCNGGMPLDNYHPYYTSNQKHLDMYRQQRPVLYSEQQYGAHQRYDVTYPPRYNEPGLQVNGYNACNMRPVHPMRPYGPYGPNGASEPQFMDPLSRAPSSHGGLDYTAAVNKGNQFGGYQNPYLSRSPQILPPGQDPFHMQIKTEVGMPSPQISSQISGGCLNRETQPGVGLPNGSHMGSGIKQEPGTPPTPTTPKKPEMWSDNEHNFLDPDIGGVALAPSHGSVLIECAKRELHATTPLKNPDRNHPTRISLVFYQHKNMNEAKHGLALWEAKMAEKAREKEEDAERNGGEGTPSKGNKKGVKREHVESDPSVPPPYKRFIQALMEGSLSCTTNTYVSTSPYAFTKVTGPYSKFV